From the Theobroma cacao cultivar B97-61/B2 chromosome 2, Criollo_cocoa_genome_V2, whole genome shotgun sequence genome, one window contains:
- the LOC18609878 gene encoding uncharacterized protein LOC18609878 yields the protein MARRLCSRLFSFTNPKLCSLPPSFSRSESAFNSLLSGPTSHIIGGFYPKFQVLRSYARGGRKHYDLFGSKTPGDKDFRKAWQKEMDEDETLWTGSEDESDPENDETDSKNGPSRLEREIRKVRQQAKEHSELIDADDSDELRSVWSGSDEEKTLWTGSECDDDDDIPTEAYPNETSDKYIDKLFEFEEKPKYRTISELLKSEKEPEELSPGKKARKLAVENALKKLKKGPDGRYTNVWEVMSDIDILIGAFENIVSGPEYEELRQGGPKKLDMQFFKDIQAHMRDPNYKFSPELKLKPKSKLVPKKKWQKAQSRRRKAQKR from the exons ATGGCCCGTAGGCTCTGTTCCCGCCTCTTTTCCTTCACAAATCCAAAGCTTTGTTCGCTGCCACCATCATTTTCAAG GTCAGAATCTGCTTTTAATTCATTGCTAAGCGGTCCAACAAGTCATATAATCGGTGGGTTTTACCCAAAATTTCAAG TGTTGCGATCATATGCTCGTGGAGGGCGTAAACATTATGATCTCTTTGGGAGCAAGACGCCAGGTGATAAAGATTTCAGGAAGGCCTGGCAGAAAGAAATGGATGAAGATGAGACCTTATGGACTGGTAGTGAAGATGAAAGTGATcctgaaaatgatgaaactgaTTCTAAAAATGGTCCAAGTCGTCTGGAGAGAGAGATACGGAAAGTGAGACAGCAGGCAAAGGAGCATTCAGAGCTAATTGATGCTGATGACAGCGATGAGTTGAGAAGCGTATGGTCGGGAAGCGATGAGGAAAAGACTTTGTGGACTGGTAGTgaatgtgatgatgatgatgatattccTACAGAAGCTTACCCTAATGAAACTAGTGATAAGTATATAGATAAACTTTTTGAGTTTGAGGAAAAACCTAAATACCGGACCATCTCGGAACTTTTGAAATCTGAAAAGGAACCTGAGGAGTTATCCCCAGGAAAAAAAGCAAGGAAACTTGCAGTCGAAAACGCCTTGAAGAAACTGAAGAAAGGGCCAGATGGACGTTATACTAATGTTTGGGAAGTCATGAGTGATATAGACATTTTAATTGGagcttttgaaaatattgtttctgGACCGGAGTATGAGGAGCTTCGACAAGGGGGACCTAAGAAATTGGATATGCAGTTTTTTAAGGATATTCAAGCACACATGAGGGATCCGAACTATAAGTTCTCACCTGAATTAAAGTTGAAACCAAAAAGCAAGCTGGTTCCCAAAAAGAAATGGCAGAAGGCACAGTCTAGACGTAGGAAAGCACAGAAGCGATAA